The Haloprofundus salinisoli region GGGAAACACCGTCCAGACGTGTTCTCCGACCAGAGTCCGCCCCTCAGGGTTGATTACTTCGTGCGCACGCTCGTTGAGATATGTGAACCGCCACTCCTCGTCGAGCGCGAAGAAGGCGTCGGAGATGCGGCCGTAGATTTCGTCGAGTTCGTGTTGCGTTCGCTCGTTCTCGATGGCCGACGCGAGGATGTTCGCGACGCTTTGGACGAAGCTGGCGTCGTGTTCGGAAAGCTCTCGGCGCTGCGTCGAGTGCACGCCCAGAATCCCCCACGGCCGTTCGACCGAACCGATGATAGCGCTGATACCGCTGACGACGTCGTGGTCGGTCAGCAACCCGGGGCCGGAGAACCGCTCTTCGCTTCGCAGGTCGTCGACGACGACGGGCCGCTCCGTGTTTAGTGTGTATACCGCCTGCGAGGCGCAGTCGGCCGGTACCGTCGTGTTTCCGACGAGCTCGTCCCGCCAGCCCACGCCCTCTCGGAGTACGAGTTCCGCTCCGTCCGGCAGTAGTTCGAGAGCCTCGCAGAACTCGCAGTCCAGCGTCTCGGCGACGGCCGCCGTCGCGTCGCACATCAGCGCGTCGAGGTCGTCTGCTTCGAGCGCACGTTGACCGAGTTCGGCGACGACCTCCTGCTGTCGAATCCGACTGCGGAGTTTCCCGTCGGCCGATGAGCACGAGTCCATTCTAAGAGGGTAGCCGAGGTGAACGCGGTAAAGCTTCTCGATATGTGTTGTTTAGTGTTAGGACAGGTCACGCTGATACTGCCTCCGTTTCGAACGGAAGGCGGCCGATGTGACGGCAGTGCCGGTCGAACTAGGAGGAGGGAAACAGCGCGCTCGTCGTCGGCCGACCCGGGCGCTCGTCGTTCGCGGGTTTTCTGGAGCGTCACCGGCGGTTGGATGCGCCACCCCCTGAAGCGCTCGACGAGCACGACGGCGTCGGAACTCAATCCGACGTAGACTGACGTGAATTTTTATAGGTTGAGCACAATCAGCGTCCAATGCAGGAATCCAGGCCCGCGCGAGAGAGGCGACTCGCGCGCGAAACGAGAAGGGGAGACCGCGCCCAGTCGGAACTCATCGGCGTCGTCCTGTTGTTCGGGTTGGTCGTCGCCGGGACGGCGGCCGTCGTCGCGCTCGGAGGCGTCGCCATCGACGACGCGAAGTCGCACTCCGAGTTCGACCGAGCCGAACAAGTGATGACGCTGTTCGACTCGAAGGCGGCGACGGTCGCACTCGGTGACTCCGAAGTCAAGACCGTCTCGCTGGGCCGCTCCGGCGGCCAGTACGTCGTCGACGAGTCGAGCGGTCGACTCACCATCGTCCACGAGAACTACGACGGCGCAGGAAGCGACGAGACGCTGTACGACGAGCCGCTCGGAGCGGTCGTCTACCATGCCGCTGACGGTGGCACTATCGCCTATCAGGGCGGCGGCGTCTGGTCTGCGCCCGCCGACGGCGGCGCGACGATGGTGTCGCCACCGGAGTTCCACTACCGCGACGGCACGCTCACGCTGCCGGTCGTTCGGGCGACGGGGACGTCCACGACGAGCGGGGCATCGAGCGCACGAATCAAGGCACAGTCGCGCGGAGACCGGGTGTACCCCGATTCGTCGGCGACGTATGGGGAGGATGAAGATGGCGCGCGACGATACGTGAACCCCGTCGAGAACGGCCGCGTCGTCGTCAAGGTTCAGAGCGAATACTATCGCGCGTGGGCCGAGTTCTTCCGAAGTCGAACCGAGGGTGAGGTCGAAGTGTATCCGGGGACACAGACGGCGACGGTGGCACTCGTCACCCTCGGGACGAACGGCGACTTCCGGATGCCCGCCGAGCGCGGGTCCATCGACGTTCGGGGGATGGCCGAACACACCCTCGACGACTTCAGCATCGCGTTGCGCCCCGACGACAGCGACAGCGCGAACTTCAACAACCTGCAGTGGTCGCTCGCTGCCGAGGAGGGAGACCAACAGTTCGAGATTCACCTCAGAAAGACCGGTTCCAGCGGATGTGACATCGCCATCTCGACGTCCGTCTACTACTCCGACGACGGCGGCGACACGTACCACGGGTGGTACGACGACGACGCGTTCACCACTCACTGCGAGGACCTCGACGGCGACGGCGACAACGAGGTGCTGCTGGACGCGGACTTCGTCGACAACGGTGCGAGTCTCACGTACAAAAAACTCCAGAAGAGCGAACTGATGCACTTCAAGCCGGGAGAGCTCCGAGAGAGCGTGACGTTCGACGAGCACGAGGCGGATTCCGGCGAGACGTACACGGCCGGCGAGAACGACGAACTCCCGCTCTCGACGCTCGTCAGCCACTACTTCTCGCTGCTCTCGCCGTCGTTCGAGCTGATCGTCTACGACAAGAACTCCAACACGATAAGCGAGAGCGTCTCCAGCGGCCGTGTCGTCTACAGCGGCGACGAGAACTACGTCACGTACCTGCAGGTGAGCGAGAGCGAAGTCGTCGTCGAACTCGACTGAGGCGGCGAGGCGTCTGCGGCCGGTTCGACTGAGAAGTCGCCGACCGGAGTCGGCCGAACTCGCGTCGGAGAGTTATTCGAACTCGACGGTGAGATACGTCGCGGTCACGTGCACGCGGCCGACCGGAACGTCCGAACACGTCACCGTCGACTCCGCTACACCGGTCAACTCGCACTCGCGGCCGAGTTCGGACTCGAAGTACCGTTCCCAGACGGGCGCTCGCTCCGTCGTCGTGTCGAGCGTGAGCGTCACCGAGGTGGTCGCGTCGGGGAACCGCTCGGTTCCGGCGTGCTCGGCGCGGACTAACACCGTCGTCGACCCGCCGACGTTCGACCGGCCGTCGCCGGGGTTCGTCAGAATCATCGGCACGACGAGAATTCGATCGTCGCCGGTTCCTCGGGACACAAAGTCGGGCTCCCGGAGCATCACCGACCCGCCGCTGGCGTCGGTGCGGATGAGCGCGCCGTTCTCGTAGACGAGTTCCGGCCCCGACCCGGTCCGGAAGAGAATCGGTTGGTAGGACTTCCCCGGGTCGTCGACCGCATCACGCCCCTCGATGTCGACACCGATGGAGTGTGACTGCCCGAGAAGCAGTTGCGATTCGGCGAGTTTGAGTTCGGTCGCCCGACTCGGCGCGTCCTCGTGGTGGATGTCGGCGAGGTTGTCGGCCATCACGTCGAACGCGCGTTCGGCGTTCGTGAATCGCTCCGCGTCGCGGGCGTCCTGCAAGCCGGAAAAGCCGGAGACGTAGACGACGCCGACGGTGCTGGTGATGAGCGCGAAGACGAGGATGAAACTCACCGTCTCGCTGACCGCCCGTGAGCGACGGGTCGACGCGCATCCGCCCCGACGACGGCTACGCATGCTCCACCACCAGTTCTCCGTCCGCGTAGACGATACGCACGTCGCCGCCGCTAACGGAATCGGCGGCGACTGTCGTCCGTGTCGCAAACGAGACGGAGACGGTCACGTCCGGGTTCGACGTCGAGAGGTGAATCATCTCGGTGTCGCCGTCGCCGTCCTCGTCGGCTATCTCGACGACGTAACTCGACCCGACGACGCGCGGGGGGAGCTGCCGGGCGAGTCGCACCCTCCCCGACGGCGCGGAGCGAACCAGCGCGTCGGCCGTTTCGAGGTCCGCGGCCAGTTGCTGGCCGACGACGCGGAGTTCGTTTTCGAGCGTCCGGTCGCGCTGGTCCTCCACGAGTCCGCCGCCGGCGACGAGCAGCCCCGAGATGAGGATGCCTGTGATGCCGAGCGCGAGCACGTACGACAGCGTCGTCGACACCGCGCGGTCAGTATTGGATGCCGCCGCGCGGTCGGTCCGCATCGGTGACGACCAGAGCGAGCGCTGACTACGCACCGGCCTCCCCCGGGGCGACCCGTAGCGTCGTCTCGTAGTCGAGGTTCGACGAGTAGTACGCGAGGTCGACGGTCACAGCGTAGACGACCTCCTTCGAGTTGGGGACCGCCTGGACGCTCCCCTCGTCGACGACGAAGCGATAAGTTCCGCTGACCGCGTCGCCGTTTTCGTACGACACGTCGTAGATGGCCGACTCGTCGAAGAACTCCAGCGCCGGGCACGGTTCGCCGCCGACGGTAGCCGACGTGAGGTCGACGGTGACGGACTCGTCGACGGACGCGCCGTCGTACAGCGCGCAACGTTCGGTTTCTTCGACTTCGCCCGATAGCGTGGTGACTTCGACGCGCAGGTCGTCGTCGCCGACGCGCAGGAGACGGACGCGATGGGTGTCGCCGCCGCCGACGAACTCGGTGGCGAACGGGTCTCCCGACTCGGTGGCTAGCGAGCCGATTTGCACTCGCTGCTCGAACGCGCGGAGGCCGTCGACGTTCGTGGCGACGGACCAGTCGGCCGTCGTCGTTCCGTCGGCGAAGAAATTCCCCTCAGTCGACTGCTCGGCGGCCGTTCCGTCTGTTCTCGACACGTAGGAAACGCGCACCGCACGGCCGTTGCGGACGCTGTAGTTGCCGACTTGGCTGTTGAGTTCCGCCACCCCGTTCTCGACGGCGGTGGGGTCGACCGACGCTCGATTCCGATTCTCGTACTCTATGAGTCCGGCGACGCCCGCCTCGACGTCGGCGCGGGTGTCGAGCACCGCCGCCCCGCCCGCCGCGTCGGTGCTGCGCGTCGCGAGGTTCTCCGTGTAGATGGCGGAGTTGAGGATGAGCGAGAGCGCGACGAAGACGACGGCCAGCGAGAGCGCGCCGACGAGGAACAACTGCGCTCTGTCGCGGAGCGCCGAGTCGTCGGGGTGGTCGTCGGCACCGTCGAACCGACTCACATCCGCCACACGACCACCTCCACTCTGAGAACGCTGTAGACGCCGCTGTCGGTTCCGTCGACGTTCTCGGCGTAGAAGTTCGAGCCGTCTATCTGCGTCTCCGGCTCTGTCGGTTCGGCGACACCGTCGTCGTCCTCATCGTCGTACAGCACCGCATCGTCGTACAGCGTGACGAGGTGCGTTGCCATCGCCGCGTTGTCGCTCGGTTCGCCTTGATAGAAGAGACGCTGGCGGCGCTCGTCGCCCGCGGCGGTGTGATAACGGACATAGACGTTCGCGGCGACGCCGCGGTCACCGAACGTCGAGCGGAGCATCCGTCCGAACTCGGTGGGCGGATAGCCGCCGGTGTAGTACGCCTCGTTGGTCGCCCCGCGGAACTCACGGTCGCCGTCGCCGTCGCCGTCGCCCCACAGTAGCAACGTCCGTTCGAGCGCACCGGAGTCGGCGGCGGCGGTGAGCAACCCCTCGGCCGTCGCCTGCTGTTGGTTCTCGATGTGCTGGCTGGACGTACTCGCCGACAGCGGCGTCACCGCCGTCACCTGCAGCGCGAAGATGACGCTCGTGAGCAGAATCATCGCCGACAACACCGCTTCGAGCGTGTGCGCTTGGCCGCGGTCAGTTCCGCATTCGCGGTTCACCACACGCGCACCTCCAGTTGTGCGGGGTCGCCCGCGAACGAGACGGTTCGCCACGCCACGACGACCGAGTTGGTGTCGGTCGGCGGCGTATCGCCGTCCTCGAATCGGTGATCGCAGCCGCTGGCACTGGCCGCGACGACGCGCCGTTCGTTCTCGTCCCAGCAGAGACGTTCGACGCCGTCACCGGTCCAGTCACCGTCGAGAGTGACGTTCAGACGCACGTCGGCGGCGACGCCGACGCGCTCGTTCAACGACGTGCCGTCGAATCCACAGTCGGGGTCGCTGGCCACCGGCGCATCGAAGAACACCGCCGCGCACTCGCCGTCGACGCGGTACGGAGTTCCGGGGGCGCTCAGCGTCCCACCGACGAGGTTCGACGCCACTCTGTCGGCGACGACGGTGTCCTCCTGCCCCCCGTCGGCGAACGGCGCGAGCATCGACGGGACGAACGCGACGACGAACGCGACGGTGAGCAGGAAGACGCCCGCGCCGATGGCGAAGTCGATAGTCGTCTGCGCGCGGGGATCGCGTCGAAGCGCCCGGTCTTCGGGGCGCAGACTCATCCGACCACCACCCACACCGCGAGCGCGATGGTCTGGAGCACGACGACGAACTTGACGCCGGAGATGATGTCGGCGTCGCGGATGTAGCCGCTGATGAACGCCGAGAGGACGGCCTGGAGGGTGACCGCGTGGAAGAACAGGACGGAGAGCACGTTAGTGTCGACGCCGCCGCCGAAGCTCATGCCGCCGGCGCTCTGTCCGCCCCCGCCCTGCGTCAGCCCCGACATCACGTCGAGGAACTGCGTCTTGAGGATGGCCATCACCGCCAACAGCGTGAGGTAGGTCATGATGATGATGACCACCTGCATCCGTGCGCGCGACTTCCGCTCGCGGTCGATGTCGTCCTGGTTTTCCGACGCTTGGGCCGCCGTCGTCAGCACGTCGGTAATCTGGCTGGACGCCTCCTGGGCCTTCGTGATGAGCTTGACCGTCCGCGCCAGTCGCGGGATGTGGTACTTGTTGTTGAACTCGACGAGCGCCTCCTTGAGGCTCATCCCGTAGTGGACCTTCGCGTACATAACGTCGAACTCGTCGGCGAGTTTCCCCGACGAGGTGTCCGACACCGTCTTGACCGATTCGAGCAGCGTCTGGCCGGTGTCGTTGGCGCTCGACAGTTTCCGGAGGTTGTCGGAGAGCTTGCCGACGACGGCGTTGCGCGAGTAAACGTTCCACGTGTGGAACACGGCGAGGGGAACGGCGACGATGTACGACGGAACGTACCACCAGACGAACGTCCCCCAGACGGGTTGGGCGACCATGCCGTCCCACGACAGCGGCGCGACGCCGTTGGCCGCCGAGACGCCGATGACGACGGCGGCGACGGGGAGCGTGAAGACGAGCGTGAAAAGCGGGTTGTCGCGGAAGAAGATGTGCGGCTGTTTCAGCAACTCCTTGGTCTTGAACGTCCCCTCGCGATTTTTCACGCGGTCGAAGAGGCTGTACTCGCCGACGAAGCTCTCGACGAGACCGAGGTGAACCAGCCCCTCCTTGTTGGTCTCGGCGAGTCGGTCGCTGCTGTCGGCCGGGTTGAGATAGCCGTCGCCGACCTCGTCCTGCTTCACCGTCGAGACGAGGACGAGGAAGCCGACGCCCGTCAGCGGGATGAGTCCGTACACGGTCGCGTACAGGAGCATGTCGTCGGCGTTGCCGAGCATGCTCATGATGACGAGGATGATGATGAGAAGCAGCGGGAACAGCGAGAGCGTCATGTACATCTCGCCGAACAGCTCCAGTGTTTCGAGCGTCAACTCCTGTTGCTGCTTGGCGGTGCGCATGTGCTTGTCCTTCTTGTCGTCGAGGAACTGCTGCATGTTGCCGCCGGAGTTGACGATGGAGAGCATGTCGGTGAGAAACTGCGAGAGCTCGTCGCTCGGCGTCTCCATCGCCTGCTTCTGGATAGCGCTTCGATAGTCGGTGCCGAAGTACTCGGTCTCCTGGACGATGCTTCTGAACTCGCGGGCGACTTCGCCGTACGTGTCCTCGGCCATCGCCATCGACTCCAGAATCTCCAGTTGGTTCAGCCCGCCCACGGAGAGCGCGTACATAAACGAGATGGAGTCGGAGAGGAGCATGTCTATCTCGCGTTTTCGAGCGGAGGCGGTGGAGTACGGAATCGCCAGTAGCGTGCCGAAGCCGAGGCCGAAACCGACCGAACCGAACACCAGTCCCGTGATGCCGACGGCGGCGGGCATCTTCATCGCCTCCAGGAGGTCGACGAGCGTCGGATTCGGGATGCGCGCGCCGAGCGAGAGCATCTCCGTGTTGACGATGCCAAACTGGAACAGCGCGTAGCCGAGTATCGTCCCGAGGAACCACAGCGCGAGCCCCGCGAGTACGCCGACGGCCAGCGCCTGCGAGATGTACAGTTCGACCGTCGTCGTCGCGCGCGCCTGCGAGAGTTTCTCTTCCACGTCGGCGACGAAGTCGCCCTCGGGGTCGAACAGCCACGTGAACAGCGGGTAGAAGGCGTCGCCGAGTTTCTCGCCGGCGTTGGCGCTGCCCGCGCCGCTCGACCCGGTGTCGAGGCTCATTCGCCGCCCTCGTCGGTCGACGCCGCGTCACGGGCCGACTGCCCGAAGTCCCATCCGTCGTCCGCGCCGGAGCCGTGCTCGTCGCTCGCGCCATCAGACGCCCCGGCGTCGCTCTCCCCGTCTACGTCCTCGTTCTGGGTGTCGACGGTTGTGGCCTCGTCGTCGTCAGGCGTCGAATCGTCGTTAGACAGCTGGTCGTCGTCCGCCGTCGACGTCGCCGAATCCGCAGCGTCTCCAGAGTTCGCAGCGTCCGTCAAATCCGCAGCGTTCGCAGCGTCCGTCGAATCCCCGGCCTCCGCGGACTCGCCGTCGGTGAGCGCCGGGACGTCGCCGTCGCGTTCGTCGCCGTCCGCGAGTTCCGGGTTCGCTTCGGCGGCGTCGAGTTCGGGGTTCTCGTCTGCTTCGCCGAGCGCCGGACCGTCAACCGCCGGCGATTCGTCGGTCGGCGTCGACGGCGTGGCAGTCACGTCCGCCGCGGATTCGACGCCCGAGAGCGCGTCAGCGATGCTTCCGACCGGTTCGCCGCGGTAGTCGTCGAACAGTTCCTCCTCCGCGCGCTCGAGAATCTCTCGGGCCTCCGCCAGCGTCTCCGCGTCGGGGTCGGGACGGGGCACCATCTCCTCCTTCTCGGGGTCGATGTCGATGAGCACCGACTCCATCTCGCGGAGGTCTTCGAGGCTCTTCTCCAGCCCGTCTTCGGCCATCAGCGTGAGGATGGTCTCGGGGTCGTTGATGAACGCCTGGAACGTCGCCGCGACCTGCGTGTAGGTGTTCAGCCCGCGGTCGATGAGATAGGCGAGAACGACCTGTCGCTTGAAGATCTCGGACTGCAGCGTCTCCTCGGACCACCCGCGGTCGAACTTGATCTCGTCGAGCGTGTTCGAGTCGCCCATCAGCAGGAACTCGTCGTCCTCGGCCTGCCACTGGTAGACGTCCTGGACGTTGATCTCGTCGTTTTCGGCGTCGTAATGGTTGATCTCGGTGAGCGACTTGTTCCGGCGGACCTTGTTGCCCTGCACTCGCGTCGAACTCTGAATCGAGACGAGGTCCAAAGCCGAGAACATCGTCTTCGAGACGTTGATAGGTTCTGTCGTGAAGCGTTTGAGCACCTCGCCGACGGAGTCGGCGTGGAACGTCGTGTACGTCGTGTGCCCCGTCGACATGACCTGAAACAGCGTCCGGCCCTCCTCACCTCGAATCTCGCCCATCACGATGTAGTCGGGGCGCTGTCGGAGCGCGGCCTCCAGCAGGTCGAACTCGTCGACATCACCGCCGTTGTCGTCCGAAAAGGAGGGTCGGGTGACCGACGCGATCCAGTTGCGCTGCGGGAGTTCGACCTCGCGGGTGTCCTCGATGGAGACGATCTTCGTGTTCGAGGGGATGAAAAGCGAGACGGCGTTGAGGCTCGTCGTCTTTCCGGACGCCGTACCCCCGGCGAAGATGAGCGACTTGTGGTTCTCGATGCAGAGCCACAGGAAGGCCATCTCGTCGAGCGAGAACGTGTGCCAGCAGATGAGGTCGATGGGCGTGAACGGGACGTCCTTGAACTGCCGGATGGTGTAGTTCGTCCCGTGATCGGACACCTCCCGGCCGAGCGTCAACTGCGCCCGCGAGCCGTCGGGGAGCGTCGCGTCGACCTGCGGGCGACGCTTCGAGATGCCTTTCCCGGAGCGCTGGGCGAGTTTTACGACGAAGTCGTCCAACTCGGTTTCGTCGTGGTAGACGTTCGTGATTATCTGCTCGTAGTCGCCGTGGTAGACGAACACCGGCGAGTTGTAGCCGTCGCAGGAGATGTCCTCGACGTTGATGTCGTGTTTGATGCCGTCGATGCGCTCGTAGCCGATGAAATCCCGCGTGAGGAAGTTGAGCAGTTTCTCGACCTGGTACTCGGTGAGGTCGGCGTCGTCGTCGGCCAATACGGCGGGTTCGGGGCGGGCGGCGATGCCGTCGAGTCCGGCGCTCTCGCGTTCGAGCGGTCGATAGCCGAGCAGTCGGACGAGCTTACCCGCGACACCCTCGTCGTCGCCGGAGATGCCGAGACGGTCGGCGAGCGTGTTCGCAAACGGCTCCGTCCGTTCGCGGCTGTAGAGGTCGTAGCGCTCCAACAGCTCGTACGTCTGGTCTTCGATGACCCGTCGACGGTGATCGTCGCCGCCGACCACGTCGTCGTCGGCGTACTTGATGGCCGTCCGGAGCTTCCCCGTGAGATACTCCGCCAACTCCGTCTCCAATCGGTTCATGTACGGCTGAACGAGGTAGTACTTGTCCTCGTTCTCCTTCGTGGAGTGGAAGATGACGACGAACGCGTACGGTTTGTTCACCCAGTAGCGTTCGACCTCCTCGAAGTGCGTCTTCTTCGCCATCGGCACCGCCTTTTCGAGGTCGTAGCGGTTGGCGACCGTCGTCGTTCCCGCGTCCGTCGAGAAGAACTCGTCCTCGTCGAAATCCCCTCTCGTGTTGACGGTGCGCTCTTCGATGAGCGCCTCCAGCTCGTCGGCGCGGTCGCTCAGATGCGAGATGGTGTTCTCGATGTAGTCGGGGTCGTGGCCCAGCGCGTCGATCGGATCGAACCGCTCGATCTCGCCGTCGGTGTCTCGCGGGCGGCTGCCGTCGTCCTCGTAGTAGTACTCCCGCTTGTAGTGCTCCCAGATGTACTCGTCCTTGACGACCGGGGTCGTCTCGGGGTCGCAGAACGACTCGAATATCTCGTGGAGCGTCTCGGCGTTGCCGCCGGCCAGCCCTACGCGCGAGTCGATGTCGTCGGGGTGAAAGCCCAGAAACGACACCGGGTCGAGCGGGATGCGGTCCCAGTCCGCACCCAGCGGTTTCGTCTGTACGTCCTCGTCGTCCTCCCAGCGGTCGGTGCCCGGCGCGGGTCGAAGCCCCCGATAGAGGTCGTCGGCCGCTCCCGGCGGCCCGTACTCGTCGAGGTACTCAGCCCACGTGTACTCCCCCACGGCGGCCGGGCGACGCGCCTCGGAATCCGACGCGCC contains the following coding sequences:
- a CDS encoding DUF7289 family protein, yielding MQESRPARERRLARETRRGDRAQSELIGVVLLFGLVVAGTAAVVALGGVAIDDAKSHSEFDRAEQVMTLFDSKAATVALGDSEVKTVSLGRSGGQYVVDESSGRLTIVHENYDGAGSDETLYDEPLGAVVYHAADGGTIAYQGGGVWSAPADGGATMVSPPEFHYRDGTLTLPVVRATGTSTTSGASSARIKAQSRGDRVYPDSSATYGEDEDGARRYVNPVENGRVVVKVQSEYYRAWAEFFRSRTEGEVEVYPGTQTATVALVTLGTNGDFRMPAERGSIDVRGMAEHTLDDFSIALRPDDSDSANFNNLQWSLAAEEGDQQFEIHLRKTGSSGCDIAISTSVYYSDDGGDTYHGWYDDDAFTTHCEDLDGDGDNEVLLDADFVDNGASLTYKKLQKSELMHFKPGELRESVTFDEHEADSGETYTAGENDELPLSTLVSHYFSLLSPSFELIVYDKNSNTISESVSSGRVVYSGDENYVTYLQVSESEVVVELD
- a CDS encoding DUF7289 family protein; the protein is MRSRRRGGCASTRRSRAVSETVSFILVFALITSTVGVVYVSGFSGLQDARDAERFTNAERAFDVMADNLADIHHEDAPSRATELKLAESQLLLGQSHSIGVDIEGRDAVDDPGKSYQPILFRTGSGPELVYENGALIRTDASGGSVMLREPDFVSRGTGDDRILVVPMILTNPGDGRSNVGGSTTVLVRAEHAGTERFPDATTSVTLTLDTTTERAPVWERYFESELGRECELTGVAESTVTCSDVPVGRVHVTATYLTVEFE
- a CDS encoding DUF7266 family protein, whose protein sequence is MRTDRAAASNTDRAVSTTLSYVLALGITGILISGLLVAGGGLVEDQRDRTLENELRVVGQQLAADLETADALVRSAPSGRVRLARQLPPRVVGSSYVVEIADEDGDGDTEMIHLSTSNPDVTVSVSFATRTTVAADSVSGGDVRIVYADGELVVEHA
- a CDS encoding DUF7261 family protein, whose product is MSRFDGADDHPDDSALRDRAQLFLVGALSLAVVFVALSLILNSAIYTENLATRSTDAAGGAAVLDTRADVEAGVAGLIEYENRNRASVDPTAVENGVAELNSQVGNYSVRNGRAVRVSYVSRTDGTAAEQSTEGNFFADGTTTADWSVATNVDGLRAFEQRVQIGSLATESGDPFATEFVGGGDTHRVRLLRVGDDDLRVEVTTLSGEVEETERCALYDGASVDESVTVDLTSATVGGEPCPALEFFDESAIYDVSYENGDAVSGTYRFVVDEGSVQAVPNSKEVVYAVTVDLAYYSSNLDYETTLRVAPGEAGA
- a CDS encoding DUF7288 family protein, with protein sequence MVNRECGTDRGQAHTLEAVLSAMILLTSVIFALQVTAVTPLSASTSSQHIENQQQATAEGLLTAAADSGALERTLLLWGDGDGDGDREFRGATNEAYYTGGYPPTEFGRMLRSTFGDRGVAANVYVRYHTAAGDERRQRLFYQGEPSDNAAMATHLVTLYDDAVLYDDEDDDGVAEPTEPETQIDGSNFYAENVDGTDSGVYSVLRVEVVVWRM
- a CDS encoding DUF7287 family protein gives rise to the protein MSLRPEDRALRRDPRAQTTIDFAIGAGVFLLTVAFVVAFVPSMLAPFADGGQEDTVVADRVASNLVGGTLSAPGTPYRVDGECAAVFFDAPVASDPDCGFDGTSLNERVGVAADVRLNVTLDGDWTGDGVERLCWDENERRVVAASASGCDHRFEDGDTPPTDTNSVVVAWRTVSFAGDPAQLEVRVW
- a CDS encoding type II secretion system F family protein, which translates into the protein MSLDTGSSGAGSANAGEKLGDAFYPLFTWLFDPEGDFVADVEEKLSQARATTTVELYISQALAVGVLAGLALWFLGTILGYALFQFGIVNTEMLSLGARIPNPTLVDLLEAMKMPAAVGITGLVFGSVGFGLGFGTLLAIPYSTASARKREIDMLLSDSISFMYALSVGGLNQLEILESMAMAEDTYGEVAREFRSIVQETEYFGTDYRSAIQKQAMETPSDELSQFLTDMLSIVNSGGNMQQFLDDKKDKHMRTAKQQQELTLETLELFGEMYMTLSLFPLLLIIILVIMSMLGNADDMLLYATVYGLIPLTGVGFLVLVSTVKQDEVGDGYLNPADSSDRLAETNKEGLVHLGLVESFVGEYSLFDRVKNREGTFKTKELLKQPHIFFRDNPLFTLVFTLPVAAVVIGVSAANGVAPLSWDGMVAQPVWGTFVWWYVPSYIVAVPLAVFHTWNVYSRNAVVGKLSDNLRKLSSANDTGQTLLESVKTVSDTSSGKLADEFDVMYAKVHYGMSLKEALVEFNNKYHIPRLARTVKLITKAQEASSQITDVLTTAAQASENQDDIDRERKSRARMQVVIIIMTYLTLLAVMAILKTQFLDVMSGLTQGGGGQSAGGMSFGGGVDTNVLSVLFFHAVTLQAVLSAFISGYIRDADIISGVKFVVVLQTIALAVWVVVG
- a CDS encoding ATPase, T2SS/T4P/T4SS family, translated to MAIDDAVDSDSGQFDDAGEGASDSEARRPAAVGEYTWAEYLDEYGPPGAADDLYRGLRPAPGTDRWEDDEDVQTKPLGADWDRIPLDPVSFLGFHPDDIDSRVGLAGGNAETLHEIFESFCDPETTPVVKDEYIWEHYKREYYYEDDGSRPRDTDGEIERFDPIDALGHDPDYIENTISHLSDRADELEALIEERTVNTRGDFDEDEFFSTDAGTTTVANRYDLEKAVPMAKKTHFEEVERYWVNKPYAFVVIFHSTKENEDKYYLVQPYMNRLETELAEYLTGKLRTAIKYADDDVVGGDDHRRRVIEDQTYELLERYDLYSRERTEPFANTLADRLGISGDDEGVAGKLVRLLGYRPLERESAGLDGIAARPEPAVLADDDADLTEYQVEKLLNFLTRDFIGYERIDGIKHDINVEDISCDGYNSPVFVYHGDYEQIITNVYHDETELDDFVVKLAQRSGKGISKRRPQVDATLPDGSRAQLTLGREVSDHGTNYTIRQFKDVPFTPIDLICWHTFSLDEMAFLWLCIENHKSLIFAGGTASGKTTSLNAVSLFIPSNTKIVSIEDTREVELPQRNWIASVTRPSFSDDNGGDVDEFDLLEAALRQRPDYIVMGEIRGEEGRTLFQVMSTGHTTYTTFHADSVGEVLKRFTTEPINVSKTMFSALDLVSIQSSTRVQGNKVRRNKSLTEINHYDAENDEINVQDVYQWQAEDDEFLLMGDSNTLDEIKFDRGWSEETLQSEIFKRQVVLAYLIDRGLNTYTQVAATFQAFINDPETILTLMAEDGLEKSLEDLREMESVLIDIDPEKEEMVPRPDPDAETLAEAREILERAEEELFDDYRGEPVGSIADALSGVESAADVTATPSTPTDESPAVDGPALGEADENPELDAAEANPELADGDERDGDVPALTDGESAEAGDSTDAANAADLTDAANSGDAADSATSTADDDQLSNDDSTPDDDEATTVDTQNEDVDGESDAGASDGASDEHGSGADDGWDFGQSARDAASTDEGGE